From Halotia branconii CENA392, the proteins below share one genomic window:
- a CDS encoding L-threonylcarbamoyladenylate synthase: protein MTQVSLKDLIASARAGFLVSFPTDTVPALAALPEKAGLIFTAKKRSQDKPLILMAACAEDLWSYVQGSENDYQIWQEAARKYWPGGLTLVLPASDRLPPQINPADPTTIGIRVPDNAIAQTILAQTGALATTSANFSGQPPLQSLTEIEAQFPEVTTLATTECQGETLGIGVPSTVAKWTGINWQILRQGAVRLDL, encoded by the coding sequence ATGACCCAAGTATCCTTAAAAGATCTGATAGCTAGCGCACGCGCTGGCTTTTTAGTTAGCTTTCCCACAGATACTGTTCCTGCATTGGCAGCTTTACCAGAAAAAGCAGGATTAATTTTTACAGCTAAAAAGCGGAGTCAGGATAAACCTTTGATTTTAATGGCAGCTTGTGCAGAAGACTTATGGTCTTATGTTCAAGGTAGCGAGAATGATTACCAAATTTGGCAGGAAGCAGCCAGGAAATATTGGCCAGGAGGGTTGACCTTGGTGCTGCCAGCAAGCGATCGCTTACCGCCACAAATAAATCCTGCTGACCCAACTACAATTGGTATACGAGTTCCTGATAATGCGATCGCCCAAACTATTTTGGCGCAAACAGGCGCTCTGGCTACGACTAGTGCCAATTTTTCAGGACAACCGCCTTTACAAAGTTTGACAGAAATTGAGGCTCAATTTCCTGAAGTCACGACTCTGGCAACTACAGAATGTCAAGGTGAAACCCTAGGAATCGGTGTACCTTCCACTGTTGCTAAATGGACGGGAATAAATTGGCAAATTTTGCGACAGGGTGCAGTCAGATTAGACTTATAA
- a CDS encoding alpha-ketoacid dehydrogenase subunit beta gives MAETLFFNALREAIDEEMARDSSVFVLGEDVGHYGGSYKVTKDLYQKYGELRVLDTPIAENSFTGIAVGAAMTGLRPIIEGMNMGFLLLAFNQISNNAGMLRYTSGGNFKIPMVIRGPGGVGRQLGAEHSQRLEAYFQAVPGLKIVACSTPYNAKGLLKAAIRDDNPVLFFEHVLLYNLKEDLPEQEYLLPLDQAEVVRQGKDVTILTYSRMRHHVLQAVKTLEKQGYDPEVIDLISLKPLDFDTIGASIRKTHKVIIVEECMRTGGIGAELTASINDRLFDELDAPVLRLSSQDIPTPYNGNLERLTIVQPEQIVEAVEKMAALRV, from the coding sequence ATGGCAGAAACACTATTTTTCAACGCTCTGCGGGAAGCCATTGATGAAGAAATGGCGCGTGATTCGAGTGTATTCGTTCTTGGTGAAGACGTAGGACACTATGGCGGTTCCTACAAAGTTACCAAAGACCTATACCAAAAGTATGGCGAACTCCGAGTTCTAGACACCCCCATCGCAGAAAACAGCTTTACTGGCATAGCAGTGGGAGCAGCTATGACTGGGTTGCGACCAATAATTGAAGGCATGAACATGGGCTTTTTGCTGCTTGCCTTTAACCAAATATCTAATAATGCTGGCATGTTGCGTTACACTTCCGGCGGTAACTTTAAAATTCCAATGGTGATTCGCGGCCCTGGAGGCGTGGGCAGACAGCTAGGGGCAGAACATTCCCAAAGGTTAGAAGCCTACTTTCAAGCCGTTCCTGGGTTAAAGATTGTAGCTTGTTCTACACCTTACAACGCCAAAGGACTGCTAAAAGCCGCTATCCGTGACGACAATCCAGTATTGTTTTTTGAACATGTTCTACTTTACAACTTAAAAGAAGACCTACCAGAACAAGAATATTTGCTGCCCTTAGATCAAGCCGAAGTTGTGCGTCAAGGTAAAGATGTCACAATTCTCACCTACTCACGGATGCGCCATCACGTATTACAAGCCGTCAAAACTTTAGAAAAACAAGGTTATGATCCAGAAGTAATTGATTTAATATCACTCAAACCCTTAGACTTTGATACCATCGGCGCATCCATACGCAAAACCCATAAAGTGATTATTGTGGAAGAATGTATGAGAACTGGTGGTATTGGTGCAGAATTAACCGCCTCAATTAATGATCGCTTGTTTGATGAACTAGATGCTCCGGTACTGCGGCTTTCTTCCCAAGATATCCCCACCCCTTATAACGGCAACCTGGAAAGACTAACAATTGTCCAACCAGAGCAAATAGTGGAAGCTGTAGAAAAAATGGCAGCCTTGCGAGTCTAA
- the prmC gene encoding peptide chain release factor N(5)-glutamine methyltransferase codes for MTNTQPKVVSGLQLWQWYKKAIHTVAATDVPLTEVDWLLLEVARLDRLALRLESFKDWPQIQIKLSLEELDDLWQRRLRDRLPIQYIAKVTPWRHFKIAVSSAVLIPRPETECLIDLAVAAAPSQAGHWADLGTGSGVIALGLADALPESTIHAVDCSLEALKIAQENAHNLGLAERVRFYQGNWWEPLAPLKGEFSGMVSNPPYIPTSTIATLQPEVVKHEPHLALDGGADGLDCIRHLIETSPGYLRTGGVWLIEMMAGQADTVREMLQNQGSYCNIQIHADLAGIERFALAYRN; via the coding sequence ATGACCAATACACAGCCAAAGGTAGTTTCCGGTTTACAACTTTGGCAGTGGTATAAAAAGGCAATCCATACGGTAGCTGCAACTGATGTTCCATTAACTGAGGTTGATTGGCTTCTCCTGGAAGTTGCGAGGTTAGACCGTTTAGCACTGCGTTTGGAGTCTTTCAAAGACTGGCCTCAAATTCAAATCAAGTTATCTCTAGAAGAGTTAGATGATCTATGGCAGCGTCGGTTGCGCGATCGCTTACCAATACAGTACATTGCCAAAGTGACACCTTGGCGACACTTTAAAATCGCGGTATCGAGTGCAGTTTTGATCCCCAGACCAGAAACAGAGTGCTTGATTGATTTAGCAGTGGCAGCTGCACCTTCACAGGCAGGACACTGGGCAGACTTGGGGACTGGCAGTGGCGTAATTGCTTTAGGATTAGCAGATGCTTTGCCAGAGTCTACAATTCATGCCGTTGATTGCAGTCTAGAAGCCTTGAAAATTGCTCAGGAAAACGCCCACAATCTGGGACTTGCTGAACGAGTGAGATTTTATCAAGGTAACTGGTGGGAACCACTAGCACCCCTCAAAGGTGAATTTAGTGGTATGGTGTCTAACCCACCTTATATTCCTACAAGCACCATCGCTACCCTGCAACCGGAAGTAGTTAAACATGAACCACATTTAGCGCTGGATGGTGGTGCTGATGGCCTTGATTGCATCCGCCATCTCATAGAGACCTCACCCGGTTATTTGCGAACTGGTGGTGTGTGGCTAATTGAAATGATGGCGGGACAAGCAGATACGGTGCGAGAAATGTTGCAAAATCAAGGCAGTTATTGCAATATTCAAATCCACGCTGATTTAGCAGGAATTGAACGCTTTGCACTTGCTTACAGAAATTAG
- a CDS encoding GNAT family N-acetyltransferase has translation MNSLQIQFREQICDRHSQIDLYQLQELFNISAFWAKGRSIEDLGIAVANSDPVIFVCNGEQLIGFARATSDGIYRATIWDVVIHPKYRGTGLGSKLIKTILNHPRLKCVERVYVMTTCQQGFYEKIGFQPNSSTTMVLHRQSKLDSVTTEEVQLQESIVG, from the coding sequence ATGAACTCTCTTCAGATTCAATTTCGTGAACAGATTTGCGATCGCCACTCTCAAATAGATCTTTATCAACTCCAAGAATTGTTCAATATTTCAGCTTTCTGGGCAAAAGGACGTAGTATTGAAGATTTAGGTATAGCTGTTGCCAACAGCGACCCAGTGATTTTTGTTTGCAATGGAGAGCAACTGATTGGCTTTGCCAGAGCAACCTCTGATGGCATTTATCGTGCCACAATTTGGGATGTTGTTATCCACCCAAAATACCGTGGCACTGGCTTAGGCAGTAAGTTAATAAAAACCATTTTGAATCATCCCCGTCTCAAGTGTGTTGAGCGTGTGTATGTCATGACCACTTGTCAACAAGGATTTTACGAAAAAATCGGTTTCCAGCCCAATAGCAGCACCACAATGGTATTACACAGACAATCTAAACTTGATTCGGTAACTACTGAGGAAGTTCAGCTTCAGGAATCAATAGTGGGATAG
- a CDS encoding Photosystem I reaction center subunit III, translated as MRRLFALILGICLWCNFAPPAQALGANLVPCQDSPAFQELAKNARNTTADPQSGRKRFERYSQALCGPEGYPHLIVDGRLDRAGDFLIPSILFLYITGWIGWVGRSYLQAIKKQSDTEQKEIQIDLGLALSIISTGFAWPAAALKEFLSGELTAKDSEIPVSPR; from the coding sequence ATGCGACGATTGTTTGCTTTGATTTTAGGGATTTGTCTTTGGTGCAATTTTGCTCCCCCCGCACAAGCGCTAGGAGCTAACCTTGTACCCTGTCAAGACTCTCCCGCTTTTCAAGAGCTAGCAAAAAATGCCCGTAATACCACCGCTGATCCCCAATCAGGGAGAAAGCGGTTTGAGCGTTATTCTCAGGCGCTATGCGGTCCTGAGGGTTATCCTCACTTGATTGTTGATGGTCGTCTTGACCGCGCTGGCGACTTCCTCATCCCCAGTATTCTCTTTTTATATATTACAGGTTGGATTGGTTGGGTAGGCCGTTCCTACTTGCAAGCAATTAAAAAGCAATCAGATACCGAACAAAAAGAAATCCAAATCGATCTTGGTTTGGCACTATCGATCATTTCCACAGGCTTTGCTTGGCCTGCGGCTGCACTTAAAGAGTTCTTGTCGGGTGAGTTAACAGCTAAAGATTCCGAAATCCCTGTTTCTCCCCGCTAA
- the secD gene encoding protein translocase subunit SecD — MQRQRSLLALILVLLIAAIVVIAKIPVPLGLDLRGGSQLTIQVKPAPGMKEITERDLEGVQKVVEGRINGLGVSEPVIQTVGKDKILVQLPGVNDPEQAERVLGGTAQLEFRLQKIGTETQLFAFQSSRAELKAKQAELKNSNDQAAITKNQEELQKNNQAIAELFESTNPPLNGQYLKDAYGEPTQGNNWNVAIRFEPKGGELFAQLTKNLAGTGRSIGIFLDNELISAPVVGPEFAATGITGGAAVITGRFTPQEANDLGVQLRGGALPVPVEIAEIRTVGATLGKDSITSSIYAGAGGLALVLIFMVVYYRLPGLIADVALLVYAILTWASFALLGVTLTLPGIAGFILSIGMAVDANVLIFERTREELRAGKSLYRSVESGFYRAFSSILDGNVTTVIACAALFGLGAGLVKGFALTLALGVAVSMFTAITCSRTLLFLAISIPSLKKIELFCPKLPVSNNQAEVAR, encoded by the coding sequence ATGCAAAGACAGCGATCGCTATTAGCCTTGATTTTAGTCCTGCTCATCGCCGCTATTGTGGTGATTGCGAAAATTCCTGTACCTCTAGGATTGGACTTGCGCGGAGGCTCACAGCTTACAATTCAGGTGAAACCAGCACCAGGAATGAAGGAAATCACTGAACGAGATTTAGAAGGCGTTCAGAAAGTTGTCGAAGGACGAATTAATGGTCTCGGCGTTTCTGAACCAGTGATCCAAACTGTGGGTAAAGACAAAATCTTAGTACAATTGCCAGGAGTCAACGATCCAGAGCAAGCCGAACGAGTACTCGGTGGTACAGCACAGTTAGAATTTCGTCTACAAAAGATCGGTACAGAAACTCAACTATTTGCTTTTCAATCATCACGAGCCGAATTGAAAGCCAAGCAAGCAGAGTTGAAAAACAGTAACGATCAAGCAGCAATTACTAAAAATCAAGAAGAATTACAAAAAAACAACCAAGCGATCGCCGAGTTATTTGAAAGTACCAATCCACCATTAAATGGGCAATACCTCAAAGATGCCTATGGTGAACCCACTCAAGGCAATAATTGGAATGTTGCTATTCGCTTTGAGCCAAAGGGTGGTGAACTGTTTGCTCAATTGACAAAAAACCTTGCAGGTACTGGGCGTAGTATTGGTATTTTTCTCGACAATGAATTGATTAGCGCTCCCGTAGTCGGCCCAGAATTTGCCGCTACTGGGATTACTGGAGGCGCTGCTGTAATTACAGGTCGATTTACCCCCCAAGAAGCTAACGATTTAGGCGTACAGTTACGTGGTGGCGCGTTACCCGTACCAGTGGAAATTGCCGAGATTCGGACTGTGGGGGCAACTTTAGGTAAAGACAGCATTACTAGTAGTATCTACGCTGGTGCTGGTGGTTTAGCTTTAGTCCTAATATTCATGGTGGTGTATTATAGACTACCAGGATTAATTGCGGATGTAGCACTTTTGGTTTACGCTATATTGACCTGGGCTAGCTTTGCTTTGTTAGGTGTTACCCTAACTTTGCCAGGAATTGCTGGTTTTATTCTTAGTATTGGCATGGCAGTAGATGCGAATGTGCTAATTTTTGAACGGACGCGAGAAGAATTGCGGGCAGGCAAATCTTTATATCGTTCTGTAGAATCTGGTTTTTACCGAGCATTTTCTAGCATTTTAGATGGCAATGTGACTACAGTTATTGCTTGTGCGGCTCTGTTTGGGCTGGGGGCTGGTTTAGTGAAGGGCTTTGCCTTAACCTTAGCTTTAGGGGTAGCAGTCAGTATGTTTACGGCAATTACCTGTAGTCGCACATTATTGTTTTTAGCAATTTCCATTCCCTCATTGAAGAAGATAGAACTCTTCTGTCCTAAACTGCCAGTGTCGAATAATCAGGCAGAGGTAGCTAGATGA
- a CDS encoding Tic22 family protein codes for MKALVRWGATLGLVGSTLLGTVFVGNAPVLALSEQQIKEKLDSVPVYVITNEKGLPLSRPLPETQNGKKPGGSVTGVYLSRQEAQAFITELRNAKGKDPKMEEMVKSLQVTALPLGVIYQQLQQSKNQPDRLLFAFKPVEQEIKGAMDLLRQSGQKVEQFKSVPIFAVRFAPDQGYVPIKLNSGKEQLIPLFLSKQDAQGLLSQVKPKFPKADIQVIDVDGVIKTLQDKNDDWLKQVVLVPSQESREYIKTLPGNNAPKTPAPSAAPKK; via the coding sequence ATGAAAGCATTGGTTCGCTGGGGAGCAACATTAGGCTTGGTTGGGAGTACTTTGCTGGGAACAGTTTTTGTAGGAAATGCTCCAGTGTTGGCATTGTCAGAACAGCAAATAAAAGAGAAATTAGACTCTGTACCTGTATATGTGATTACCAATGAGAAAGGTTTACCATTGAGTCGCCCCTTACCAGAAACTCAAAACGGTAAAAAACCTGGTGGTTCTGTGACAGGTGTTTATTTAAGCAGACAAGAAGCTCAGGCTTTTATTACTGAGCTGCGGAATGCTAAAGGCAAAGATCCGAAGATGGAAGAAATGGTAAAAAGCCTACAGGTGACAGCATTACCTCTAGGGGTGATTTATCAGCAACTACAACAAAGCAAGAACCAGCCAGACCGTCTTTTATTTGCTTTTAAACCTGTAGAACAGGAAATTAAAGGGGCAATGGATTTGTTACGCCAAAGCGGTCAAAAGGTAGAGCAATTTAAGAGTGTGCCTATTTTTGCTGTCAGATTTGCACCAGATCAGGGATACGTGCCAATTAAATTGAACTCTGGCAAGGAACAATTAATTCCTCTGTTTTTAAGCAAGCAAGATGCACAAGGTTTATTAAGTCAGGTGAAGCCAAAGTTTCCTAAGGCTGATATTCAAGTCATAGACGTAGACGGAGTTATTAAGACATTACAGGACAAAAACGACGATTGGCTCAAACAAGTAGTTTTAGTGCCGTCTCAAGAATCTAGAGAATATATTAAGACACTGCCTGGAAATAACGCGCCCAAGACCCCTGCTCCATCTGCTGCACCAAAAAAATAG
- a CDS encoding GNAT family N-acetyltransferase: protein MGFWKTWFSTPESLTTSKTTSFEEHTAASVGNSPNNISETSSKEARIVFSTERDLDLYELEELCDAVGWSRRPLRKVKKAIEHSFLVASMWQVRGNQRRLIGFARATSDHAFNATIWDVVVHPDFQSKGLGKALMKYVLKKLRSEEISNVTLFADPHVVDFYRSMGFMSDPEGIKGMFWYPH, encoded by the coding sequence ATGGGTTTTTGGAAAACTTGGTTTAGTACTCCTGAATCTTTAACGACAAGTAAGACTACTTCCTTTGAAGAGCATACAGCAGCATCTGTGGGCAATAGCCCCAATAACATTAGCGAAACTTCATCTAAAGAGGCTCGCATTGTTTTTAGTACCGAGCGAGATCTTGATCTGTATGAACTAGAAGAACTCTGTGATGCAGTTGGCTGGTCGCGTCGTCCTTTGAGAAAAGTGAAAAAAGCCATAGAGCATAGTTTTTTGGTAGCCTCCATGTGGCAGGTGCGAGGAAACCAAAGACGGCTCATTGGTTTTGCCCGTGCTACTTCAGATCATGCTTTTAATGCCACTATTTGGGATGTGGTAGTTCACCCAGATTTTCAAAGTAAAGGACTGGGAAAGGCATTGATGAAATATGTACTCAAAAAACTCAGAAGTGAAGAAATTAGCAACGTTACTCTTTTTGCTGATCCCCATGTTGTAGATTTCTACAGAAGTATGGGTTTCATGTCAGACCCCGAAGGCATCAAAGGTATGTTTTGGTATCCCCACTAA
- a CDS encoding sensor histidine kinase — protein MNWSNWIYLGVGLIAGVGLRQLFARSTSTASDLSPTVPEDQHHTPELLQQIKQTQLAYQMAQEMGQFKAGFLARTTHELRSPLNGLIGLHQLILSDLCENPAEEREFIAQAHERALKLLHLIDEILSVARTEHGTNKLDLQPHSLAAVLQEVNQLTYMLAANRNFPLRVLLPEPEIYVLVDQRWLRQILINLIDTALTQMEEGSIHISSSTSPENQIVYICLDVPIHALYKSESIDLLKSEDKPLHPEQDNDSLSVGMQFLLNQTLLEVMGGKLALMPSPEQFEQFARLQVSIPLLIPEAELPQ, from the coding sequence ATGAATTGGAGTAACTGGATCTATCTAGGAGTGGGATTAATAGCGGGGGTGGGTTTGCGTCAATTATTTGCGCGTTCTACAAGCACTGCCTCTGACTTATCCCCAACAGTGCCAGAAGATCAACACCATACGCCAGAACTGCTGCAACAAATCAAGCAAACGCAACTAGCGTACCAAATGGCACAGGAAATGGGTCAGTTTAAAGCTGGTTTTTTGGCACGGACTACCCACGAATTGCGATCGCCTCTTAACGGTTTGATTGGTTTACATCAGTTAATTTTGTCAGATTTGTGCGAAAATCCGGCAGAGGAGCGAGAATTTATTGCCCAAGCCCATGAACGGGCGTTGAAGTTGCTACATTTAATCGATGAAATTCTCAGTGTTGCTAGAACAGAACACGGCACTAATAAATTAGATCTTCAGCCGCATTCCTTAGCCGCAGTTTTACAAGAAGTTAATCAACTAACTTATATGCTGGCGGCGAACCGCAATTTTCCTTTGCGGGTGTTACTTCCTGAGCCAGAAATCTATGTTTTGGTAGACCAACGTTGGCTACGCCAAATATTAATAAATTTAATAGATACTGCCCTTACTCAAATGGAAGAAGGCAGTATCCATATTTCTAGTAGCACTTCACCTGAAAATCAAATTGTTTACATTTGTCTGGATGTGCCTATTCACGCTTTATATAAAAGTGAGTCGATTGATTTGCTCAAGTCTGAAGACAAACCTCTTCATCCTGAACAAGATAATGATAGTCTTTCGGTAGGAATGCAGTTCTTACTTAATCAAACTCTGTTAGAAGTGATGGGTGGAAAACTGGCACTCATGCCATCTCCTGAACAATTTGAGCAATTTGCTAGGCTGCAAGTGTCTATCCCACTATTGATTCCTGAAGCTGAACTTCCTCAGTAG
- a CDS encoding alpha/beta fold hydrolase, producing MATIEILGVPHAYELTAPTSCPHALVFIHGWLNSRGYWQPVISRLSTDLQCLSYDLRGFGESQSLPETDSNRTQTSFDLTVKFGSALNSSVDSLYTPAAYAQDLVTLLQQLNIHSAWLIGHSLGGTIALWTATQMPECIKGVICINAGGGIYLKEAFEQFRAMGQRFLQLRPRWLSQMPLIDLLFTKASVARPLERYWARQRVIDFVVADPEASLGTLLDSTTEEEVNRLPQLVSQLQQPVYFLAGANDKVMEPKYVRHLASFHRLFQYSGDNVIEIPDCGHLAMLEQPEAVASHILSIVSVQESVVSGQ from the coding sequence ATGGCAACCATTGAAATCCTAGGCGTTCCACACGCATACGAGCTTACGGCTCCCACCTCCTGCCCTCACGCTTTAGTATTTATTCATGGCTGGTTAAATAGCCGTGGATACTGGCAACCTGTGATTTCCCGCCTATCAACTGATTTGCAGTGCCTATCGTATGATTTGCGTGGTTTTGGTGAATCTCAATCATTGCCAGAAACTGATTCTAATCGGACACAAACTTCTTTTGACTTAACTGTCAAATTTGGTAGTGCGCTTAACTCATCCGTTGATTCTCTTTATACTCCGGCTGCATACGCTCAAGATTTGGTAACTCTTCTGCAACAGCTAAATATTCACAGTGCTTGGCTGATTGGGCACTCCTTAGGAGGCACGATCGCTTTGTGGACAGCAACTCAAATGCCAGAGTGTATAAAAGGGGTGATCTGTATTAACGCAGGTGGTGGCATTTATCTTAAAGAAGCTTTTGAGCAATTTCGGGCAATGGGGCAGCGATTTTTACAACTGCGTCCACGCTGGTTATCTCAGATGCCTCTGATTGATTTGTTATTTACCAAAGCCAGTGTAGCTCGTCCTTTGGAGCGCTATTGGGCGCGTCAGCGAGTGATTGATTTCGTCGTAGCTGACCCGGAGGCTTCTTTGGGAACATTGTTAGACTCTACAACCGAGGAAGAAGTCAACCGTTTACCTCAACTTGTGTCTCAACTTCAACAGCCAGTTTATTTTTTGGCTGGTGCTAACGATAAAGTCATGGAACCCAAATATGTCCGCCATTTGGCTAGCTTTCATCGACTGTTTCAATACTCTGGAGACAATGTAATCGAAATTCCTGATTGTGGACACTTGGCAATGTTAGAGCAGCCAGAGGCGGTTGCTAGTCACATACTGTCGATAGTTAGTGTTCAAGAGTCAGTGGTTAGTGGTCAGTAG
- the secF gene encoding protein translocase subunit SecF → MKLSINKSRSLWWAISGVIILIGIISMVISWQNPEIKAPLRPSLDFVGGTRVQLERDCTQPGNCDQPIDINVVREVAKEQGLGDSSIQIVADKDTGLQNGVLIRTKNLEVEQRTKLQNALSEKIGTFDQQKNQIDSVGPTLGRELFTSGVIALVVAFAGIILYLSFRFQLDYAVFAIIALFHDVLITAGIFSILGLVLGIEVDSLFIVALLTITGFSVNDTVVIYDRIRETIKTNPNRPIAEIVDDAVNQTLGRSINTTLTTMLPLFAIFILGGETLKNFALALIVGFTAGAYSSIFIASTLLTWWRERKGQSTLVASTEAMDTSASSQDS, encoded by the coding sequence ATGAAACTAAGTATTAATAAATCGCGATCGCTGTGGTGGGCTATTTCTGGTGTAATCATTCTTATTGGAATCATCTCAATGGTGATTTCTTGGCAAAACCCAGAAATTAAAGCCCCTTTACGTCCTAGTTTGGATTTTGTCGGTGGTACACGAGTACAGTTGGAGCGAGATTGTACTCAACCGGGTAACTGTGATCAGCCAATTGATATCAATGTCGTTAGGGAAGTAGCTAAAGAACAAGGATTAGGTGACAGCAGCATCCAAATTGTGGCTGACAAAGATACAGGTTTACAAAATGGTGTATTAATTCGTACAAAAAACTTAGAGGTTGAGCAGCGTACCAAGTTGCAAAATGCCCTCAGCGAAAAAATCGGTACTTTTGATCAACAAAAAAACCAAATAGACAGCGTTGGCCCTACCTTGGGGCGAGAGTTATTTACCTCTGGTGTCATTGCGTTAGTTGTTGCTTTTGCAGGCATCATTCTATACTTGAGTTTCCGCTTTCAATTGGACTACGCTGTATTTGCGATCATTGCTTTATTTCACGACGTTTTGATCACCGCAGGTATTTTTTCTATTTTAGGTTTGGTACTTGGTATTGAAGTAGATAGCCTCTTTATTGTGGCTTTGTTGACGATTACAGGTTTCTCAGTCAACGACACAGTGGTAATTTATGATCGCATTCGAGAAACTATTAAAACCAACCCTAACCGCCCAATTGCTGAAATTGTCGATGATGCAGTCAACCAAACTTTGGGACGGTCTATCAATACGACCTTAACCACAATGCTGCCATTGTTTGCGATCTTTATATTGGGTGGCGAAACCCTCAAAAACTTTGCTTTAGCACTAATTGTTGGCTTTACAGCGGGGGCTTATTCGAGTATTTTCATCGCCAGTACTCTTTTAACTTGGTGGCGAGAACGTAAAGGTCAATCTACACTGGTAGCGAGTACTGAGGCAATGGATACATCCGCTAGTTCCCAGGACAGTTAA
- a CDS encoding helix-turn-helix domain-containing protein gives MDMQVLRERAGLSRAEVAFRLAISETSVRNWEAGRTEPTMTPKKYLDALRLFKCTPEELAAASEKSINQRHKRKPGRPKRYPDNQVTQLSSSSR, from the coding sequence ATGGATATGCAAGTCCTGAGAGAGCGTGCTGGACTTAGCCGTGCAGAGGTTGCCTTCAGACTTGCAATCAGTGAAACCAGTGTTCGTAACTGGGAAGCTGGACGCACTGAACCCACAATGACACCAAAAAAATATTTAGATGCTTTGCGCCTGTTTAAATGTACACCTGAAGAATTGGCAGCCGCAAGCGAAAAATCAATTAATCAGCGGCATAAACGTAAACCAGGAAGGCCTAAACGCTATCCAGATAACCAAGTCACTCAGTTAAGCTCATCCTCAAGGTGA
- the tsaD gene encoding tRNA (adenosine(37)-N6)-threonylcarbamoyltransferase complex transferase subunit TsaD, producing MAIVLAIETSCDETAVAIVNNRQVCSSIVASQIPVHQQYGGVVPEVASRQHLETINWAIAQAMEQAQLNWGQIDGIAATCAPGLVGALLVGLTAAKTLAILHNKPFLGVHHLEGHIYATYLSETTLDPPFLSLLVSGGHTSLIYVKNCGDYKTLGQTRDDAAGEAFDKVARLLKLGYPGGPIIDHLAQAGNSQAFALPEGKVSLPGGGYHPYDASFSGLKTAVLRLVERLEKDGGQVPVADVAASFQETVARSLTKRAIACALDYNLNTIAVGGGVAANSGLRKNLQVAAAKHNLRVLFPPLKYCTDNAAMIACAAADHLSLGHTSPITLGVESRLALTQVMKLYQSN from the coding sequence ATGGCAATCGTTTTAGCAATAGAAACCAGCTGTGATGAAACTGCCGTCGCAATTGTTAATAATCGTCAAGTTTGCAGTAGTATTGTTGCTTCACAAATTCCAGTGCATCAGCAATATGGTGGAGTAGTGCCAGAAGTGGCATCTCGCCAGCATTTAGAAACGATCAATTGGGCGATCGCCCAAGCAATGGAGCAAGCACAATTAAACTGGGGGCAAATTGATGGAATTGCTGCCACTTGTGCCCCTGGACTGGTGGGAGCGCTTTTAGTAGGCTTAACGGCAGCAAAAACCCTGGCAATTTTACACAACAAACCATTTTTAGGAGTTCACCACCTTGAAGGTCACATTTACGCGACTTACTTGAGTGAGACAACTTTAGATCCCCCTTTTCTTAGCTTACTGGTTTCAGGCGGACATACAAGCTTGATTTACGTTAAAAACTGTGGTGATTACAAAACTTTAGGCCAAACCCGTGATGATGCGGCAGGTGAAGCTTTTGATAAAGTAGCCCGGTTGTTAAAGCTAGGTTATCCTGGCGGGCCAATAATTGATCATTTAGCACAAGCAGGTAATTCCCAAGCCTTTGCCTTGCCAGAAGGTAAAGTTTCACTACCCGGTGGAGGATATCATCCCTACGATGCAAGTTTTAGTGGTTTGAAGACAGCGGTGCTGCGTTTAGTAGAGCGGTTAGAAAAAGATGGTGGACAAGTGCCAGTAGCAGATGTAGCGGCTAGCTTCCAAGAAACAGTAGCGCGATCGCTAACTAAAAGAGCGATCGCCTGTGCCCTAGATTATAATCTCAACACCATTGCTGTGGGTGGAGGAGTAGCGGCTAACAGCGGTCTGAGAAAAAACTTACAAGTTGCCGCTGCCAAGCATAATTTACGTGTCTTGTTTCCTCCCCTAAAATACTGTACTGATAATGCCGCCATGATTGCCTGTGCCGCCGCTGATCATTTATCCCTCGGTCATACATCTCCCATCACCCTAGGCGTTGAATCTCGATTAGCTCTGACTCAGGTGATGAAGTTATATCAATCTAATTGA